In Pseudomonas hamedanensis, a single window of DNA contains:
- a CDS encoding chemotaxis protein CheY, producing MINKALRILIADPQHFHRMKIERLFNHLDYYRVAPVQDLAELLTLVDYGCEPFDVVVINAELAAGKLDLLGFFLGNAQVRHALIYNEPSAPLQMAAGFAQENVQISPVALPSSALIRQLMAFVDAPEQQPDASGWAPQAALQRRA from the coding sequence ATGATCAACAAAGCCCTGCGAATCCTGATCGCCGACCCGCAGCATTTTCACCGGATGAAGATCGAGCGCCTGTTCAACCACCTCGATTACTACCGCGTTGCCCCGGTGCAGGACCTCGCCGAGTTGTTGACCCTGGTCGACTACGGCTGTGAACCCTTCGATGTGGTGGTCATCAACGCCGAGCTGGCCGCTGGCAAGCTCGATTTGCTGGGGTTTTTCCTGGGCAATGCACAGGTGCGCCATGCCCTGATCTACAACGAACCCAGCGCACCCCTGCAGATGGCGGCCGGTTTTGCCCAGGAAAATGTCCAGATCAGCCCTGTCGCATTGCCCTCATCGGCGTTGATCCGGCAATTGATGGCGTTCGTCGATGCGCCAGAGCAGCAACCGGACGCGTCAGGCTGGGCACCGCAAGCAGCGCTGCAACGTCGGGCCTAA
- a CDS encoding EAL domain-containing response regulator, with protein sequence MSDLPLRVLVLEDHPFQRSVAVNILRTLGCREVLEASDGAQALALLDRAGVVDVALCDLQMEGMDGLEFLQRVGESGQVKSVIISSSLSVDLRRAVHQMVTLLGLELLGDVGKPLHVQGLADLLKKAVDRPRVTCLPAATVKLASAAAVRQALAEQQLRAWYQPKFNLHTGEVCGVEVLCRWLHPLQGAIAPAMFMPVLEQCGLLDALLFSQMEQALTVQRSARANGFVLNMAFNLQTVQLANAELAASLKALLRRHGACGASLTFELTESGLLEAPATSLETLVRLRMMGCRLSIDDFGAGFSSLQRLCQLPFNEIKLDADFVRNLADEPRCRAAISSTLALGETLGMSVVIEGIETDAQRRELLALGCTQGQGYWYAKPMAGADLLVWLRQRSSADLG encoded by the coding sequence ATGTCCGATCTGCCGCTACGGGTTTTAGTACTGGAGGACCATCCTTTTCAACGTTCGGTTGCGGTGAATATCTTGCGCACCCTGGGCTGTCGCGAGGTGCTTGAGGCGAGTGACGGTGCCCAGGCGCTGGCTTTGCTGGACCGGGCAGGCGTGGTCGACGTGGCCCTGTGCGACTTGCAGATGGAAGGCATGGATGGATTGGAATTCCTGCAACGGGTCGGCGAGTCAGGCCAGGTCAAGTCGGTGATCATCAGCAGTTCGCTGTCGGTGGATTTACGCCGGGCTGTGCATCAGATGGTGACGTTACTCGGTCTGGAACTGCTCGGCGATGTTGGCAAGCCGCTGCACGTACAGGGGCTGGCAGACCTGTTGAAAAAAGCCGTCGACAGGCCGCGCGTGACCTGCCTGCCGGCAGCCACCGTGAAGCTGGCCAGCGCAGCGGCGGTGCGCCAGGCCTTGGCTGAACAGCAGTTGCGCGCCTGGTACCAGCCCAAGTTCAACCTGCATACCGGTGAAGTCTGTGGCGTCGAAGTGTTGTGCCGCTGGTTGCATCCGCTTCAGGGCGCCATTGCCCCGGCAATGTTCATGCCCGTGCTGGAACAGTGCGGATTGCTCGACGCGTTGTTGTTTTCTCAGATGGAACAGGCCCTGACGGTGCAACGCAGCGCCCGGGCCAACGGTTTCGTCTTAAACATGGCGTTCAATCTGCAAACGGTGCAACTGGCCAACGCTGAGCTGGCCGCCAGTCTCAAGGCTTTGCTCAGGCGCCACGGCGCGTGCGGCGCCAGCCTGACTTTCGAACTGACGGAAAGCGGCTTGCTGGAAGCGCCGGCCACCAGTCTGGAAACCCTGGTGCGTCTGCGGATGATGGGCTGCCGCTTGTCGATCGATGACTTCGGTGCCGGGTTCTCCTCCTTGCAGCGTTTGTGTCAGTTGCCGTTCAACGAGATCAAGCTCGACGCCGACTTCGTTCGCAACCTCGCCGATGAGCCGCGCTGCCGGGCGGCGATCAGCAGCACGCTGGCGCTGGGTGAAACATTGGGCATGAGCGTGGTGATCGAGGGCATCGAGACCGATGCCCAACGCCGCGAACTTCTTGCGCTGGGCTGCACGCAAGGTCAGGGCTACTGGTACGCGAAGCCCATGGCCGGAGCGGATCTTCTCGTCTGGTTGCGGCAGCGCAGCTCGGCGGACCTCGGATGA
- the mgtA gene encoding magnesium-translocating P-type ATPase: MKLTLKEFFAGFLRTRHIARHFRRLALLESINDSTVSREVPPTLANTLVDAAQGDSAAVLSALGTHGDGLNDVEAAALRVQYGLNEVEHEQPLPWWVHLWHCYKNPFNLLLTLLAVISWLTEDLKAAVVIFSMVVLSTLLRFWQESKSNQAADALNAMVSNTATVLRRDAPRRELPIKQLVPGDLIALSAGDMIPADCRVLSAKDLFVSQAAMTGESMPVEKFAHQAQRDTRNPLELDNIVFMGTNVVSGTAVAVVLTTGNRTYFGALAQRVGATDRAVTSFQMGVNKVSWLLIRFMFVMAPLVLFINGFTKGDWTEALLFALSIAVGLTPEMLPMIVTSTLAKGAVFLSRKKVIVKRLDAIQNFGAMDVLCTDKTGTLTQDKIFLARHVDVWGGDCDDVLEMAYLNSYYQTGLKNLLDVAVLEHVEVHRELKVGTAFRKVDEIPFDFNRRRMSVVVEGRGQPHQLICKGAVEEVLAVCSRVRHGEADEALSEELLTRIRQVTATFNAEGLRVVAVAARSMPQGRDTYSLADEQQLTLIGYVAFLDPPKESTAPALKALAEHGVAVKVLTGDNELVTAKICREVGLAQQGLLLGNDVERMSDAELAVAVETTNVFARLTPSHKERIVRLLKGNGHVVGFMGDGINDAPALRTADIGISVDSAVDIAKEAADIILLEKSLMVLEEGVLEGRRTFANMLKYIKMTASSNFGNVFSVLVASAFIPFLPMLPMHLLVQNLLYDISQIAIPFDNVDEDMLKKPQRWQPGDVGRFMLFFGPISSIFDITTFALMWYVFAANTPEQQTLFQSGWFVVGLLTQTLIVHMIRTPKIPFLQSRAAMPLLVMTGIIMAVGIFLPMGPLAHYFKLQALPSLYFVFLPVILLAYMALTQAVKGFYIRRFGWQ; the protein is encoded by the coding sequence ATGAAACTGACGCTCAAGGAGTTTTTCGCAGGTTTCCTGCGTACTCGCCACATCGCCCGGCACTTCCGTCGCCTGGCGCTGCTGGAATCGATCAACGACAGCACGGTCAGCCGTGAAGTGCCGCCAACCCTGGCCAATACCCTGGTCGATGCCGCCCAAGGCGACAGCGCCGCCGTGTTGTCCGCACTGGGTACGCACGGCGATGGCCTCAATGATGTCGAGGCTGCCGCGCTGCGTGTGCAATACGGACTCAATGAAGTCGAACACGAGCAGCCGCTGCCGTGGTGGGTGCACCTGTGGCACTGCTACAAAAACCCGTTCAACCTGCTGCTGACTTTGCTCGCGGTGATCTCGTGGCTGACTGAAGACCTCAAGGCCGCCGTGGTGATTTTTTCCATGGTGGTGCTGTCGACGCTGCTGCGCTTCTGGCAGGAAAGCAAATCCAACCAGGCCGCCGATGCGCTCAATGCCATGGTCAGCAATACCGCTACGGTGCTGCGCCGTGATGCGCCGCGCCGCGAATTGCCGATCAAGCAACTGGTGCCGGGCGATCTCATTGCACTCTCGGCCGGCGACATGATTCCCGCCGATTGCCGGGTGCTCAGTGCCAAGGATCTGTTTGTCAGTCAGGCCGCGATGACGGGGGAATCGATGCCGGTGGAGAAATTCGCCCATCAGGCGCAACGCGACACGCGCAATCCACTGGAGCTGGACAACATTGTGTTCATGGGCACCAACGTGGTCTCCGGCACCGCGGTGGCGGTGGTCCTGACCACCGGCAACCGCACCTATTTCGGTGCGCTGGCGCAGCGCGTCGGAGCGACCGACCGAGCGGTGACGTCCTTCCAGATGGGCGTGAACAAAGTCAGTTGGCTATTGATCCGGTTCATGTTCGTGATGGCGCCGCTGGTGCTGTTCATCAACGGGTTCACCAAGGGCGACTGGACCGAAGCGCTGCTGTTCGCCCTGTCGATTGCCGTCGGCCTGACCCCGGAAATGCTGCCGATGATCGTCACCTCAACCCTGGCCAAGGGTGCGGTATTCCTGTCGCGCAAGAAAGTCATCGTCAAGCGCCTCGACGCGATCCAGAACTTCGGCGCGATGGACGTGCTGTGCACCGACAAGACCGGCACGCTGACTCAGGACAAGATTTTTCTGGCGCGCCACGTCGACGTCTGGGGTGGGGACTGCGACGACGTGCTGGAAATGGCCTACTTGAACAGCTACTACCAGACCGGCCTGAAAAACCTGCTGGATGTCGCCGTGCTGGAACACGTGGAAGTCCACCGCGAATTGAAAGTCGGCACGGCGTTTCGCAAAGTCGACGAGATCCCGTTCGACTTCAATCGGCGGCGCATGTCGGTGGTGGTTGAAGGGCGCGGCCAGCCGCATCAATTGATCTGCAAAGGCGCGGTGGAAGAAGTGCTGGCGGTGTGCAGCCGAGTGCGTCACGGCGAGGCCGATGAAGCCCTCAGTGAAGAATTGCTGACGCGGATTCGTCAGGTCACCGCAACCTTCAATGCCGAAGGCTTGCGCGTCGTTGCAGTGGCCGCGCGCTCGATGCCCCAAGGGCGCGACACTTACAGCCTGGCCGATGAGCAGCAACTGACGCTGATCGGCTACGTGGCGTTCCTCGACCCACCCAAGGAAAGCACCGCGCCGGCGCTCAAGGCCTTGGCCGAACATGGCGTGGCGGTGAAGGTGCTGACCGGCGACAACGAGTTGGTCACCGCCAAGATCTGCCGCGAAGTGGGCCTCGCGCAACAGGGATTGCTGCTGGGCAATGACGTCGAGCGCATGAGCGATGCCGAACTGGCCGTGGCCGTGGAAACCACCAACGTTTTCGCCCGCCTGACGCCATCGCACAAAGAGCGCATCGTGCGTCTGCTAAAGGGCAATGGCCATGTGGTCGGGTTCATGGGTGACGGCATCAACGATGCGCCGGCATTGCGCACCGCCGACATCGGTATTTCCGTGGACAGCGCGGTAGACATTGCCAAGGAAGCGGCCGACATCATCCTCTTGGAAAAGAGCTTGATGGTGCTGGAGGAGGGCGTGCTCGAAGGGCGGCGTACCTTCGCCAACATGCTCAAGTACATCAAAATGACCGCCAGTTCCAACTTCGGCAACGTGTTCTCGGTGCTGGTCGCCAGTGCGTTCATTCCGTTTCTGCCGATGTTGCCGATGCACCTGCTGGTGCAGAACCTGCTCTATGACATTTCGCAGATCGCCATTCCGTTCGATAACGTCGACGAGGACATGCTGAAAAAACCACAGCGCTGGCAGCCGGGCGACGTCGGACGCTTCATGCTGTTCTTCGGCCCGATCAGTTCGATTTTCGACATCACCACCTTTGCCTTGATGTGGTACGTGTTCGCCGCCAACACGCCGGAGCAGCAGACCCTGTTTCAGTCTGGCTGGTTCGTGGTCGGGTTGCTGACCCAGACGCTGATCGTGCACATGATCCGCACGCCTAAGATTCCGTTCCTGCAGAGCCGTGCCGCAATGCCGTTGCTGGTGATGACCGGGATCATCATGGCGGTCGGTATCTTTCTGCCGATGGGACCGCTGGCGCACTACTTCAAACTGCAGGCGCTGCCGTCGCTGTACTTCGTGTTCCTGCCGGTGATTCTGCTGGCGTACATGGCGCTGACCCAGGCGGTGAAAGGGTTCTACATTCGCCGGTTTGGCTGGCAATAA
- a CDS encoding lysine N(6)-hydroxylase/L-ornithine N(5)-oxygenase family protein, producing MTQAIASPIVHDLIGVGFGPSNLALAIALQERGPSHGELDVLFLDKQADYSWHGNTLSTQSELQISFLKDLVTLRNPTSPYSFVNYLKHHGRLVDFINLGTFYPCRMEYNDYLRWVAGQFTAQSRYGEEVLTIEPVLHNHQVEALRVISRGSDGQQFVRTTRSVVVSAGGTPRIPEAFKALKGDRRVFHHSQYLSQMAKQPCVNNQPMSIAIIGGGQSAAEAFIDLNDSFPSVQVDMILRGSALKPADDSPFVNEVFSPEFTDLVFQQNSAERERLVNEYHNTNYSVVDIDLIERIYGIFYRQKVSGVARHAFRTLTTVEKATATENGVELAVRNNATGEVTVRHYDAVVLATGYERQMHRQLLAPLEEYLGDFEVDRNYKLITDERCKAGIYMQGFCQASHGLSDTLLSVLPIRADEIAGSLYEHGKHRGHSRSVADLLLATAS from the coding sequence ATGACTCAGGCAATTGCATCGCCCATCGTTCACGACCTGATCGGCGTCGGTTTCGGCCCTTCGAACCTGGCGCTGGCCATCGCTCTGCAAGAGCGCGGTCCGAGCCACGGCGAGCTGGATGTGCTGTTCCTCGACAAGCAGGCCGACTACAGCTGGCACGGCAACACCCTGTCGACGCAAAGCGAGTTGCAGATTTCCTTCCTCAAGGATCTGGTGACCTTGCGCAATCCGACCAGCCCGTATTCGTTCGTCAACTACCTCAAGCACCACGGGCGTCTGGTCGATTTCATCAACCTCGGCACCTTTTATCCGTGCCGCATGGAATACAACGACTACCTGCGCTGGGTGGCCGGGCAGTTCACCGCGCAGAGCCGGTATGGCGAAGAAGTGCTGACCATCGAGCCGGTACTGCACAACCATCAGGTTGAGGCGTTGCGGGTGATTTCCCGTGGCAGCGACGGCCAGCAGTTCGTGCGCACCACGCGTTCAGTGGTGGTCAGCGCCGGCGGCACGCCGCGTATTCCCGAGGCGTTCAAGGCGCTGAAAGGCGATCGCCGGGTGTTCCACCATTCGCAATACCTGTCACAAATGGCCAAACAGCCGTGTGTAAACAATCAGCCGATGAGCATCGCGATCATCGGCGGCGGGCAGAGCGCGGCAGAAGCGTTCATTGACCTGAACGATTCGTTCCCGTCGGTGCAGGTCGACATGATTTTGCGCGGCTCGGCGCTGAAACCGGCGGACGACAGCCCGTTCGTCAACGAAGTGTTCTCGCCGGAGTTCACCGACCTGGTATTCCAGCAGAACAGCGCCGAGCGCGAGCGCCTGGTCAACGAGTACCACAACACCAACTATTCGGTGGTCGACATCGACCTGATCGAGCGCATCTACGGCATCTTCTATCGCCAGAAGGTCTCCGGTGTCGCCCGTCACGCCTTCCGCACTTTGACCACCGTCGAGAAAGCCACGGCGACCGAAAACGGTGTCGAACTGGCCGTGCGCAACAACGCCACGGGTGAGGTCACGGTGCGTCATTACGATGCCGTGGTCCTGGCCACCGGTTACGAACGCCAGATGCACCGCCAGTTGCTGGCGCCGCTGGAAGAATACCTGGGCGACTTCGAGGTCGATCGCAACTACAAACTGATCACTGACGAGCGCTGCAAGGCCGGTATCTACATGCAGGGTTTCTGTCAGGCCAGTCATGGTCTGAGCGATACACTGCTGTCGGTGCTGCCGATCCGTGCCGATGAAATTGCCGGCTCGTTGTACGAGCATGGCAAGCATCGCGGGCACAGCCGTTCGGTGGCAGACCTGTTGCTGGCCACCGCCAGCTGA
- a CDS encoding sigma-70 family RNA polymerase sigma factor, with translation MENYYRELVCFLNAKLGNRQVAEDVVHDAYLRVLERSSDTPIEQPRAFLYRTALNLVIDDHRRNALRQVEPLEVLDNEERYFAQSPQCPLDHGQRLDMLQRALAELSPACRESFLLRKIEGLSHAEIAEQLGISKALVEKHIVNAMKHCRLRIKQWDAH, from the coding sequence TTGGAAAACTACTATCGAGAGCTGGTGTGTTTCCTGAACGCCAAGCTCGGCAACCGTCAGGTCGCCGAAGATGTGGTGCATGACGCTTATCTGCGTGTGCTGGAGCGTTCCAGCGACACGCCGATCGAGCAACCCCGGGCGTTTCTTTATCGCACGGCGCTGAATCTGGTCATCGATGACCATCGGCGCAATGCGCTGCGTCAGGTCGAGCCGCTGGAAGTACTCGATAACGAAGAGCGCTATTTCGCTCAATCTCCGCAGTGTCCTCTGGACCATGGTCAACGCCTGGACATGCTTCAGCGTGCATTGGCAGAACTGTCGCCAGCGTGCCGCGAGAGTTTTCTGCTGCGCAAGATCGAGGGCCTGTCGCACGCTGAAATTGCCGAACAGCTTGGCATTTCCAAAGCGCTGGTCGAGAAGCACATCGTCAACGCCATGAAACATTGCCGCCTGCGCATCAAACAATGGGATGCCCATTGA